In Streptomyces hawaiiensis, one genomic interval encodes:
- a CDS encoding TetR/AcrR family transcriptional regulator has translation MARPRSFDPDHVLHAAERQFRTSGYNGTSVDDISAATGLGRGSLYAAFDGKHGVLLQAMAGYFARLGQFAPKALAGPDEGALERLHAYLLRAVHGVPLAADVPPAPDRAAAACFAAKMALEIGASDPEVKRLANDCFSVLATAVADCVRAAQRNGDIDPDANPDDLAYLLLTIIRGTDVVGAYGHSPARLTSIAESAFALLPRPRHH, from the coding sequence ATGGCGAGACCACGAAGCTTCGACCCCGACCACGTCCTCCATGCCGCCGAGCGGCAGTTCCGCACCTCGGGCTACAACGGCACGAGCGTCGACGACATCAGCGCCGCCACCGGCCTGGGCCGCGGCAGCCTCTATGCCGCGTTCGACGGCAAGCACGGCGTGCTGCTGCAGGCGATGGCCGGCTACTTCGCCCGGCTGGGGCAGTTCGCGCCGAAAGCGCTCGCCGGACCGGACGAGGGCGCCCTGGAACGACTGCACGCCTACTTGCTCCGCGCCGTCCACGGGGTGCCACTCGCCGCCGACGTACCCCCCGCCCCTGACCGGGCGGCGGCGGCCTGCTTCGCCGCCAAGATGGCCCTGGAGATCGGCGCCTCCGACCCCGAGGTGAAACGCCTGGCCAACGACTGCTTCTCCGTGCTCGCGACAGCGGTGGCCGACTGCGTGCGAGCGGCGCAGCGCAACGGCGACATTGACCCCGACGCGAATCCAGACGACCTTGCCTACCTTCTGCTGACCATCATCCGCGGGACCGATGTCGTAGGCGCATACGGCCACAGTCCCGCCCGCCTGACCTCGATCGCGGAGAGCGCGTTCGCCTTGCTGCCTCGCCCGCGCCACCACTGA
- a CDS encoding integrase, whose amino-acid sequence MLSPDYRIDPQLSRYLCRSSFARLGGESKRNYTDDYRLFFDFLWQRGRWWHEADIEDLWDYEDWRTRSPRNPVRVGGARWNRGLAALSRLYAWGVSTGVVARSPVAMREVPGRYGAPVRVPEARAPQTRSSNVHWLTPRAFRLWLEVGLRRHTVDGVPGQGWTGRLEARNTAFAELLFSSGVRLTEGASLLTFEMPQPTLGAGRFVLGRLGRAVTKSKRARTFYVAAAVVSAVAGYVESSRAAAVRRAQRRGRYEDLAAYRVVRAVTGMRQKVLHWRDTQGRVGRTALADAGVAERMSFYREGPQGLEPLWLWLTEEGLPLRPASWENVFRTASQRCEQVLAGRVAEPPFCTPHMCRHSFALHMLVVLHHVMDRRMGLSVQERRDFQLLYGDVWRMVQDLLGHAQVETTRDFYLAPVADLRLRSLLAEPAPLAEGAAAPSAQWVSSLLARIAQESEGVQDLDSALGLG is encoded by the coding sequence ATGCTGTCGCCGGACTACCGGATAGATCCGCAGCTGAGCCGCTATCTATGCCGCTCGTCGTTCGCTCGTTTGGGTGGGGAATCGAAGCGGAACTACACGGACGATTACCGGCTCTTCTTCGACTTCCTGTGGCAGCGCGGCAGGTGGTGGCACGAGGCCGATATCGAGGACTTGTGGGATTACGAAGACTGGCGGACGCGCTCACCGCGCAACCCCGTGCGGGTGGGAGGAGCGCGATGGAATCGCGGCCTGGCCGCCTTGAGTCGGCTGTACGCGTGGGGCGTGAGCACCGGGGTGGTGGCCCGCTCACCTGTGGCGATGCGGGAGGTGCCGGGCCGCTATGGAGCACCAGTAAGGGTTCCGGAGGCACGGGCGCCACAGACGCGGAGTAGCAACGTGCACTGGTTGACCCCGCGTGCCTTCCGGTTGTGGCTGGAGGTGGGGCTGCGCAGACACACCGTGGACGGCGTTCCGGGGCAGGGGTGGACGGGGCGGTTGGAGGCACGTAATACGGCGTTCGCCGAGCTGTTGTTCTCTTCTGGGGTGCGGCTGACGGAGGGGGCCTCGCTGTTGACCTTCGAGATGCCGCAGCCCACGTTGGGGGCGGGCCGGTTTGTTCTGGGGCGGCTGGGGCGGGCGGTGACCAAGTCGAAGCGAGCCCGGACCTTCTATGTGGCGGCTGCGGTGGTCTCCGCGGTCGCGGGGTATGTGGAGTCCTCGCGTGCGGCGGCGGTACGGCGGGCGCAACGGCGGGGGCGCTATGAGGACCTGGCAGCGTACCGGGTGGTGCGGGCCGTGACCGGGATGCGGCAGAAGGTGTTGCACTGGCGCGATACTCAGGGCCGTGTGGGGCGGACCGCGTTGGCGGACGCGGGGGTGGCTGAGCGGATGAGCTTCTATCGCGAGGGGCCGCAGGGGCTGGAGCCGCTGTGGCTGTGGCTGACCGAGGAGGGGCTGCCGCTGCGACCGGCCTCGTGGGAGAACGTGTTCCGCACCGCTTCGCAGCGGTGCGAGCAGGTGCTGGCGGGGCGGGTGGCCGAGCCGCCGTTCTGTACCCCGCACATGTGTCGCCATTCCTTCGCACTGCACATGCTGGTGGTGCTGCATCACGTGATGGACCGTCGGATGGGGCTGAGCGTCCAGGAGCGGCGGGACTTCCAGCTGCTGTACGGGGATGTGTGGCGGATGGTGCAGGATCTGCTGGGTCATGCGCAGGTCGAGACGACCCGTGACTTCTACCTGGCCCCGGTGGCGGACCTGCGGCTGCGCTCGCTGCTGGCCGAGCCGGCACCCCTGGCCGAGGGGGCGGCAGCGCCGTCTGCGCAATGGGTGAGCTCGCTCCTTGCACGGATCGCCCAGGAAAGCGAGGGCGTACAGGACCTCGATTCGGCCCTGGGGCTCGGGTGA
- a CDS encoding transposase domain-containing protein: MATGLPVGQKIDQDPTVCKGAPLGAQSAIAAASIVISTTRPVSPRSPRRRLEPQFGDRIRLCVLTEEITPEVVDEVLELTGSAERRRRLLPARAVVYCVLALCLFSSSDSAGPPGYRVVLRPDRETAAPAGRDRPAPAHQFGPHQSRQRLRDKPFQALFERRCDAQATPTTPGAFAFGLRLVAWDGTAVIQGLQRSGRRHANGTGQAVIGGEPVRDGTTGLLLLIAHPIRDKWEDRSLVHRDAQQDRVGDPFRIAVAPGRPAGSHRGPGTDKHSESRAHASGTRAHHGIRPVGHDQQYAHALGCCGPGPRREWSCASLAGRCAATRVADMAGGRDGRCHGRCQSRC, from the coding sequence ATGGCAACGGGGCTCCCGGTAGGACAGAAGATCGACCAAGATCCGACTGTCTGCAAGGGAGCCCCGTTGGGCGCTCAGTCTGCCATCGCTGCTGCCTCGATCGTCATCTCAACGACCCGTCCAGTGTCCCCGCGAAGCCCCCGAAGGCGGTTGGAGCCGCAGTTCGGCGACCGGATCCGGCTCTGCGTACTCACCGAAGAGATCACCCCTGAAGTGGTCGACGAGGTACTGGAGTTGACGGGGAGTGCCGAGCGCCGCCGCAGGCTTCTGCCGGCCCGCGCGGTGGTCTACTGCGTCCTGGCTCTGTGCTTGTTCAGCAGTTCCGACAGTGCCGGGCCGCCGGGATACCGGGTGGTCCTGCGCCCTGACCGAGAAACTGCGGCTCCTGCCGGGCGGGATCGTCCAGCGCCTGCCCACCAGTTCGGCCCTCACCAGAGCCGCCAGCGTCTGAGAGACAAGCCGTTTCAGGCGCTCTTCGAACGCCGGTGCGACGCCCAGGCGACACCCACGACCCCGGGAGCGTTCGCCTTCGGCCTGCGGCTGGTCGCCTGGGACGGCACCGCCGTCATCCAGGGCCTCCAACGCAGCGGCCGCCGACACGCGAACGGAACGGGGCAGGCCGTCATAGGCGGAGAGCCGGTACGCGACGGTACGACGGGCCTCCTGCTCCTCATCGCTCACCCCATCAGAGATAAGTGGGAAGACCGCAGCCTCGTACATCGCGATGCTCAACAGGACCGCGTCGGCGATCCCTTCCGCATAGCCGTCGCCCCTGGCCGCCCCGCCGGAAGTCACCGCGGGCCGGGGACGGACAAGCATTCCGAATCCCGCGCCCACGCCAGCGGCACCCGCGCCCACCACGGCATCCGCCCAGTCGGCCACGACCAGCAGTATGCCCACGCCCTTGGGTGTTGTGGCCCGGGCCCTCGTCGCGAGTGGAGTTGTGCCTCGCTGGCCGGGCGATGCGCAGCCACTCGGGTGGCGGACATGGCGGGTGGAAGGGATGGGAGGTGCCATGGACGCTGCCAGAGCCGATGCTGA
- a CDS encoding integrase produces the protein MTHPLVPAPDGLPDPNGPAFLTDRVVADHAPLPRYGDAVWPLAALEGDPAAQPKRVFWNSYPESLREQFRLLVWLLINRPLPERFVAERGSAWRIRVSSVGVYQTHLYWRCLARWLYEHGAQSLTACTAQVFTDFINRPARPRGRVEAQHELTALTRLWALDALCAPQFAGIAEPPFSRAPADFLPPVPAHGENATEPLAPATMGPLLIWALRMVEDFSDDILTAHHIRQTMTDRVAQSRATPAARSAVRTYLSGLVADQRPLPTTLRHGRPTLAQTYIAARTGAVPHQVQKVMYTERARWRPYLEANPGPCPLDTALTGTVDGQPWAEAIDFYNVPTLRQHLGTAAFIVINYLTGMRPGETLALRRGTCHTPDTGPPLLHAHTYKTATTPEGTHLSSGRQRETPWVAVGPVVSAVRLLERMTGTSPLLFDLTEHGWYDRHRRNGALTPEAMRDRIGAFRLWANTLADNLGRDAERIPEDPHGPIGTARFRRTLAWHIAPRPGGLVALALQYGHLRTAVSAGYASRSRGGIHDLLDIETARTTAETLTRLHEDLEDGGGISGPAARRALHAATQAPAFAGTLHTARQARDVLANPQLAVHENPHSYLMCIYDRDKALCSRLGPRPEAPTLERCQPGCANIARTDDHAAQLTAEADRIEQQAASPLTPPPLAQRLTTRAARLRDLAAGHHHTRLTPEEPAP, from the coding sequence GTGACCCACCCGCTCGTCCCCGCCCCCGACGGGCTGCCGGATCCCAATGGGCCCGCCTTCCTGACCGATCGCGTGGTCGCTGACCACGCACCGTTGCCCCGCTACGGTGACGCCGTCTGGCCGTTGGCTGCGCTGGAGGGAGACCCCGCCGCCCAACCCAAACGGGTGTTCTGGAACTCCTACCCCGAGTCGCTGCGGGAGCAGTTCCGGCTGCTGGTCTGGCTGTTGATCAACCGGCCACTGCCTGAGCGTTTCGTCGCCGAGCGTGGCTCCGCCTGGCGCATCCGGGTCAGCAGCGTCGGCGTCTACCAGACGCATCTGTACTGGCGATGCCTGGCTCGGTGGCTTTACGAGCACGGCGCCCAGAGCCTGACTGCCTGTACCGCGCAGGTCTTCACCGACTTCATCAACCGGCCCGCCAGGCCGCGCGGCAGGGTCGAGGCTCAGCACGAGCTGACGGCGCTGACCCGGCTGTGGGCCCTGGATGCCCTGTGTGCGCCGCAGTTTGCCGGCATCGCAGAACCGCCCTTCAGCCGCGCACCGGCGGACTTCCTCCCGCCCGTTCCTGCCCACGGGGAGAACGCCACCGAGCCGCTGGCACCGGCCACCATGGGCCCGTTGCTGATCTGGGCACTGCGCATGGTCGAAGACTTCTCCGATGACATCCTCACCGCCCACCACATCCGGCAGACCATGACCGACCGGGTCGCGCAGTCTCGCGCCACCCCCGCCGCCCGAAGCGCGGTGCGCACCTACCTGTCCGGCCTCGTGGCCGACCAGCGCCCGCTGCCGACCACCCTCCGGCACGGCCGTCCAACCCTCGCCCAGACCTACATCGCGGCTCGCACGGGTGCCGTCCCACACCAGGTGCAGAAGGTGATGTATACGGAGCGGGCGCGCTGGCGTCCCTACCTGGAGGCCAACCCGGGCCCCTGCCCCCTCGACACGGCCCTGACCGGCACCGTCGACGGGCAGCCCTGGGCCGAAGCGATCGACTTCTACAACGTTCCCACCCTGCGCCAGCACCTGGGCACCGCCGCCTTCATCGTCATCAATTACCTCACGGGCATGCGACCCGGCGAAACTCTCGCCCTGCGCCGCGGCACCTGCCACACGCCCGACACGGGCCCGCCCCTGCTGCACGCCCACACATACAAGACCGCCACCACACCCGAGGGCACCCACCTCAGCAGCGGACGGCAGCGCGAGACCCCCTGGGTCGCGGTCGGCCCGGTGGTCTCGGCTGTACGCCTGCTGGAACGCATGACCGGCACCAGCCCGCTCCTGTTCGACCTCACCGAACATGGCTGGTACGACCGGCACCGCCGCAACGGCGCGCTCACCCCCGAGGCAATGCGCGACCGCATCGGCGCTTTCCGCCTCTGGGCCAACACGCTCGCTGACAACCTCGGCCGAGACGCTGAACGCATCCCCGAGGATCCGCACGGCCCGATCGGCACCGCCCGCTTCCGCCGCACCCTGGCCTGGCACATCGCCCCCCGCCCCGGCGGACTGGTCGCCCTCGCCCTGCAATACGGCCACCTGCGCACAGCCGTCAGCGCCGGCTACGCCTCCCGCAGCCGCGGCGGCATCCACGACCTCCTCGACATCGAAACCGCCCGCACCACCGCCGAGACCCTCACCCGCCTTCACGAGGACCTGGAAGACGGCGGCGGGATCTCCGGACCTGCCGCCCGCCGCGCCCTGCACGCCGCCACCCAAGCTCCCGCCTTCGCCGGCACCCTGCACACCGCCCGCCAGGCCCGCGACGTCCTGGCCAACCCGCAACTGGCCGTCCACGAGAACCCGCACAGCTACCTGATGTGCATCTACGATCGCGACAAGGCCCTGTGCAGCCGCCTCGGCCCGCGGCCCGAAGCCCCCACCCTGGAACGCTGCCAACCCGGCTGCGCCAACATCGCCCGCACCGACGACCACGCCGCCCAGCTCACCGCCGAAGCCGACAGAATTGAGCAGCAGGCAGCCAGCCCGCTCACCCCGCCGCCTCTGGCCCAGCGCCTGACCACCCGCGCCGCCCGCCTGCGGGACCTGGCTGCCGGACACCACCACACCCGCCTCACCCCTGAGGAGCCAGCACCGTGA
- a CDS encoding MFS transporter, which produces MPFLANTPLEKMTGPYARRWWALLVLCLSLLITVMANTSLIVAAPDMTTDLGLSSSDLQWVVDSYTVPYAALMLVLGAIGDKYSRRGALVLGLLIFAGGSVMGSMVDETSLVIVARAIMGVGAAVVMPATLSLVVATFPRSERAKAITAWAATSGVAVAVGPLVSGWLLEDHAWGSTFLINVPIAVLAVFGALALVPPSKAEGMGRIDYVGGLLSIVTVGSLIYAAIEGPHSGWGAGPVTAAVVAGVGLVNFVAWELRHPHPMLDVRKFALRPFSGSMLAVMFFFFGMFAVIYYATQFLQFVLGYGALDTGVRLLPLGGAVFLGSAVTGVLAPKLGVRVMAVTGMAVGTAGMFLLTQIDKGSTYGDFLTPLMMLGLALGLAISPATDTIMGSFPESELGVGGGVNDTALELGGALGIAVLGSLLGTAYRDELTDLVGNRLPAEAMETAKDSVGAGLAVAERVAQDPSAGPQQAQAAVDAVHQAFAHGVAQTSLIGGIIMAAGTLIVLAVLPGRRGFAKQSAEPGAGTTASEAATVREHTGATR; this is translated from the coding sequence ATGCCCTTCCTTGCGAACACCCCCCTGGAGAAGATGACCGGGCCGTACGCGCGGCGCTGGTGGGCGCTGCTCGTGCTGTGCCTGAGCCTGCTGATCACGGTGATGGCGAACACGTCGCTGATCGTCGCCGCCCCCGACATGACCACCGACCTGGGCCTGAGCAGCAGTGATCTGCAGTGGGTCGTCGACTCCTACACCGTTCCGTACGCGGCGCTGATGCTGGTGCTGGGCGCGATCGGCGACAAGTACAGCCGGCGCGGCGCGCTGGTGCTGGGTCTGCTGATCTTCGCCGGCGGTTCGGTGATGGGGAGCATGGTCGACGAGACCTCGCTGGTCATCGTGGCCCGCGCGATCATGGGTGTGGGTGCCGCGGTCGTGATGCCGGCCACGCTGTCCCTGGTGGTCGCGACCTTCCCCCGGAGCGAGCGGGCCAAGGCCATCACCGCCTGGGCCGCGACCTCCGGGGTGGCGGTAGCCGTCGGCCCGCTGGTCTCCGGCTGGCTGCTTGAGGACCACGCCTGGGGCTCGACCTTCCTGATCAACGTGCCGATCGCCGTCCTCGCCGTGTTCGGCGCGCTCGCCCTGGTACCGCCGTCCAAGGCGGAGGGCATGGGCCGGATCGACTACGTCGGTGGTCTGCTGTCGATCGTCACCGTCGGCTCCCTGATCTACGCCGCCATCGAGGGCCCACACTCCGGCTGGGGCGCCGGCCCCGTCACCGCCGCCGTGGTCGCCGGTGTCGGTCTGGTCAACTTCGTCGCCTGGGAGCTGCGGCACCCGCACCCGATGCTGGACGTCCGAAAGTTCGCGCTGCGGCCCTTCAGCGGCTCGATGCTCGCGGTGATGTTCTTCTTCTTCGGCATGTTCGCCGTGATCTACTACGCGACGCAGTTCCTGCAGTTCGTCCTCGGCTACGGCGCCCTGGACACGGGTGTACGGCTGCTGCCGCTGGGCGGTGCGGTGTTCCTCGGGTCCGCGGTGACCGGGGTGCTCGCCCCGAAGCTGGGGGTGAGGGTGATGGCCGTGACCGGCATGGCCGTCGGCACGGCGGGCATGTTCCTGCTCACCCAGATCGACAAGGGGTCGACGTACGGGGACTTCCTGACTCCGCTGATGATGCTGGGCCTCGCGCTCGGACTGGCCATCTCCCCGGCGACCGACACGATCATGGGCTCCTTCCCCGAGTCCGAGCTGGGCGTCGGCGGCGGTGTCAACGACACCGCGCTGGAGCTGGGCGGGGCGCTGGGCATCGCGGTGCTGGGCTCACTGCTGGGCACGGCCTACCGGGACGAGCTGACCGACCTGGTGGGCAACCGGCTCCCGGCGGAGGCGATGGAGACCGCCAAGGACTCGGTCGGCGCCGGCCTGGCCGTCGCGGAGCGGGTCGCGCAGGATCCCTCCGCCGGACCCCAGCAGGCCCAGGCCGCCGTGGACGCCGTCCACCAGGCCTTCGCCCACGGAGTCGCCCAGACCAGCCTCATCGGCGGGATTATCATGGCCGCCGGAACACTGATCGTCCTCGCGGTCCTGCCGGGCCGGCGCGGGTTCGCGAAGCAGAGCGCCGAGCCGGGGGCCGGGACGACGGCGAGCGAGGCGGCGACTGTGCGGGAGCACACCGGGGCCACCCGCTAG
- a CDS encoding NAD(P)/FAD-dependent oxidoreductase: MAVTTPPYASDALAEGTVDAVVIGGGAAGLNGALILARSRRSVVVIDSGSPRNAPAEAVHGLIALDGTPPSEILRRGREQVRQYGGRVVFGEAVSAESAAPSADGDLRFTVTLADGRRITARRILVATGLTDVLPQVPGLAEHWGHSVVHCPYCHGWEVRDEPIGIPATGAASIGHALLFRQLTEDLTYFTHGTDLDEDSRARFAARGIRVIDTPVTEVVNDEDGALAGVRLADGQVVARRVVAVAAPMQARTQGLEGLGLPVRDLPTGRGFASGTAGTTEVPGVWVAGNATDLVAQVGASAAAGALAGADINRMLAIADTDAALQGIAGGSPQGATG; this comes from the coding sequence ATGGCTGTGACGACTCCTCCGTACGCGAGCGATGCACTGGCCGAGGGGACCGTCGACGCGGTGGTGATCGGCGGGGGCGCCGCGGGGCTGAACGGTGCACTGATCCTCGCCCGCTCCCGCCGCTCGGTCGTCGTGATCGACAGCGGCTCCCCGCGCAACGCGCCCGCGGAGGCCGTGCACGGCCTCATCGCCCTGGACGGCACCCCGCCGTCCGAGATCCTTCGACGGGGCCGGGAGCAGGTGCGCCAGTACGGCGGACGCGTCGTGTTCGGCGAGGCGGTCTCGGCCGAGTCCGCCGCCCCGTCGGCGGACGGGGACCTTCGGTTCACCGTCACCCTGGCCGACGGCCGCCGCATCACCGCCCGCCGCATCCTGGTGGCCACCGGCCTCACGGATGTGCTGCCACAGGTGCCCGGGCTCGCCGAGCACTGGGGGCACAGTGTGGTGCACTGCCCGTACTGCCACGGCTGGGAGGTGCGCGATGAGCCCATCGGCATCCCCGCCACCGGCGCGGCCTCCATCGGCCACGCGTTGTTGTTCCGTCAGCTGACCGAGGACCTGACCTACTTCACCCACGGCACTGACCTGGACGAGGACAGCCGCGCCCGCTTCGCCGCCCGCGGCATCCGCGTCATCGACACCCCGGTCACCGAGGTCGTCAACGACGAGGACGGTGCCCTCGCCGGGGTGCGCCTGGCCGACGGGCAGGTCGTGGCCCGCCGCGTCGTCGCGGTCGCCGCGCCTATGCAGGCCCGCACCCAGGGTCTGGAAGGTCTGGGCCTGCCGGTGCGGGACCTGCCGACGGGCCGCGGTTTCGCCTCCGGCACGGCCGGCACCACCGAGGTGCCAGGTGTGTGGGTGGCCGGCAACGCCACCGATCTGGTCGCCCAGGTCGGGGCCTCCGCAGCGGCCGGCGCACTGGCCGGCGCCGACATCAACAGGATGCTGGCCATCGCGGACACCGACGCGGCCCTCCAGGGGATCGCCGGGGGAAGCCCACAAGGGGCCACAGGATGA
- a CDS encoding family 43 glycosylhydrolase: protein MHHTLHPRRSSRRWTILGAVLLSLVTSLSLVVTQPTAAADGKPFTNPVKTQKGADPWLEYYNGNYYLVTTTFTNKLLMRKSPTLAGLSTAPSVEIWSDSTAGRNANIWAPEIHFLDGRWYLYYSAAQAGATCCDTQRTHVLESSGSDPMGTYTYKNILTDDSLTPGPAAAQGWLIDASVLKHDNKLYLLGSGKINGSTQSLVIAPMSNPYTLSGPFTIISSPTLSWETSGGPVNEGPEPLYRNGRTFLTFSASSCSTADYKLGQLELTGSDPLNPASWTKKQTPVFQRNDANGVYGPGHNGFFTSPDGTENWIVYHANSAANGGCGNARTTRAQKFTWNADGTPDFGNPVATGVTLAGPSGETVTTPTAYTIVNRNSGKCLDVEGGNTADGTNIFQWSCIGGANQKWRIEDMADDSSRLVNVATGKVADVAGCSSADGTDIRQWSWLNNNCQKFRLIYTGGDYVRIVNAATGKVADVANCGTGNGVDVRQWSWLNNNCQQWRLVPTTA, encoded by the coding sequence GTGCACCACACCCTGCACCCTCGACGGTCGAGTCGTCGGTGGACGATCCTCGGGGCAGTCCTGCTGTCCCTGGTCACGTCCCTGTCCCTCGTCGTCACGCAGCCCACCGCCGCGGCCGACGGCAAGCCGTTCACCAACCCGGTCAAGACGCAGAAGGGCGCTGACCCCTGGCTGGAGTACTACAACGGCAACTACTACCTGGTGACGACGACGTTCACCAACAAGCTGCTCATGCGGAAGTCGCCCACCCTTGCGGGGCTGAGCACCGCCCCGAGCGTGGAGATCTGGTCGGACAGCACCGCGGGCCGCAACGCCAACATCTGGGCACCGGAGATCCACTTCCTCGACGGCAGGTGGTACCTGTACTACTCGGCCGCACAGGCCGGTGCCACCTGCTGTGACACCCAGCGCACGCACGTGCTGGAGAGCTCCGGCAGCGACCCGATGGGCACGTACACGTACAAGAACATCCTCACCGACGACAGCCTCACCCCCGGCCCGGCCGCCGCCCAGGGCTGGCTGATCGACGCCAGTGTCCTCAAGCACGACAACAAGCTGTACCTGCTGGGCAGCGGCAAGATCAACGGCAGTACGCAGAGCCTGGTCATCGCCCCGATGAGCAACCCGTACACGCTCAGCGGTCCCTTCACGATCATCTCCAGCCCCACCCTGAGCTGGGAGACCTCCGGTGGCCCGGTCAACGAGGGGCCAGAGCCGCTGTACCGCAACGGCCGCACCTTCCTCACCTTCTCCGCCAGCAGCTGCTCGACCGCCGACTACAAGCTGGGCCAGCTGGAGCTCACCGGCAGCGACCCGCTGAACCCCGCCTCCTGGACGAAGAAGCAGACCCCGGTCTTCCAGCGCAACGACGCCAACGGGGTGTACGGGCCGGGACACAACGGGTTCTTCACCTCGCCCGACGGCACCGAGAACTGGATCGTCTACCACGCCAACAGCGCGGCCAACGGCGGCTGCGGCAACGCCCGCACCACCCGCGCGCAGAAGTTCACGTGGAACGCCGACGGGACGCCCGATTTCGGCAACCCGGTCGCCACGGGGGTGACGCTGGCCGGCCCCTCGGGTGAGACCGTGACCACCCCGACCGCGTACACCATCGTCAACCGCAACAGCGGCAAGTGCCTCGACGTCGAGGGCGGCAACACCGCCGACGGCACCAACATCTTCCAGTGGAGCTGCATCGGCGGCGCCAACCAGAAGTGGCGCATCGAGGACATGGCCGACGACTCCAGCCGCCTGGTGAACGTGGCCACTGGCAAGGTCGCGGACGTCGCCGGCTGCTCTTCCGCCGACGGCACCGACATCCGGCAGTGGTCCTGGCTGAACAACAACTGCCAAAAGTTCCGCCTGATCTACACCGGCGGCGACTACGTCCGGATAGTCAATGCCGCCACCGGAAAGGTCGCGGACGTCGCCAACTGCGGTACCGGCAACGGCGTCGACGTACGTCAGTGGTCCTGGCTGAACAACAACTGCCAGCAGTGGCGGCTCGTGCCCACGACCGCCTGA
- a CDS encoding IS630 family transposase: MRFAAGEKTAVIAKDLRVSVRSVERWRRAWREGGMEALRSAGPANSPTVTDAQFAVLEAELGKGPSAHGFDDERWTLARVQTVIRRRLRLSLSVATVWRLLKRHGWSWQAPARRALERDEHAVELWKKEVWPRVKGSRRPMGPGSSSRTRAGFSMTPPRARTWGRRGHTPVIRVRGRSRRRTSVAALCCYKPGVESRLIHRPRNHLMLKGARKSFSWQDYRDLLVRAHIQLGGPIVMVWDNLNTHLASGLKRYEAEHDWLTTIRLPPYAPDLNPVEALWSLVCRAMANTAFDTPDDLDRVLRRELRRIQLRPHLVDGCLTATGLTLAPPTPP, translated from the coding sequence ATGCGGTTCGCGGCGGGCGAGAAGACCGCGGTGATCGCCAAGGACCTGCGGGTGAGTGTGCGGTCGGTGGAACGCTGGCGCCGTGCCTGGCGCGAGGGCGGCATGGAGGCCCTGCGTTCTGCGGGCCCGGCCAACTCCCCGACGGTCACCGATGCCCAGTTCGCCGTGCTCGAGGCAGAACTGGGCAAGGGTCCGTCGGCGCACGGCTTCGACGATGAGCGGTGGACTTTGGCCCGGGTCCAGACGGTGATCCGCCGTCGTCTGAGGCTGAGCCTGTCGGTGGCGACGGTGTGGCGGCTGTTGAAACGGCACGGCTGGTCCTGGCAGGCGCCCGCCCGCAGAGCACTCGAACGTGATGAGCACGCCGTCGAACTGTGGAAGAAGGAGGTGTGGCCGAGGGTAAAAGGCTCGCGGCGGCCCATGGGGCCTGGATCGTCTTCGAGGACGAGGGCCGGGTTCTCGATGACGCCGCCTCGCGCCCGCACCTGGGGCCGGCGCGGGCACACCCCCGTCATCCGAGTGAGAGGCCGGTCCCGCCGTAGGACCTCGGTCGCCGCCCTGTGCTGCTACAAACCGGGCGTGGAAAGCCGTCTCATCCACCGGCCCCGCAACCACCTCATGCTCAAAGGCGCACGCAAGAGTTTCTCCTGGCAGGACTACCGTGATCTGCTCGTCCGTGCACACATCCAGCTCGGCGGCCCGATCGTGATGGTCTGGGACAATCTCAACACCCACCTAGCGTCCGGGCTGAAACGGTACGAGGCCGAGCACGACTGGCTCACCACCATCCGTCTCCCGCCGTATGCACCCGACCTGAACCCCGTTGAGGCCCTCTGGTCACTGGTATGCCGGGCCATGGCGAACACCGCCTTCGACACACCCGACGACCTCGACCGTGTCCTGCGCCGGGAGTTACGCAGGATCCAGCTCCGCCCCCACCTGGTCGACGGCTGCCTCACCGCCACCGGCCTGACCCTCGCACCACCGACCCCACCCTGA